The Thermotoga neapolitana DSM 4359 sequence CGTGGATCATGAGATGTGTTGGAAATTCACTGGTGGGTTTTCCTTCACCGTGCAGGATTTCATAGTACCTTCCAGGAAGGATGTGAAGAAGACAGATCTTACTTTCATCTTCGAAGATCTCCCTCATTCTCGACCCTGTAGCCGTGATCAGAAGGTACATCTCAGGGCCGTCGTACTCGAAACCGTACGCCTCCATGGATTTCACTTCATAACTGGATGGTACTTCATCGATCCTGACAGAGATGTTTCCCGCGTTCGCCTCAGAAAGACCCTTTACAGCGAGCCAGTAAGCAACCTTTTGAATTTCCTTCACGATCTCCTTCATCTTCTCTCTCTCCTTCTTTTCTCCATGTAATTTCCTTCCCTGAACACCTTTATCGGATCTTCTGGAAGGTTCTTTCGTCTTCTGTACTCCCTAAGAAGTGGCCTCACATCCGTTCGGAAGGCATCCATCAGAGCCTCCTCGGCCTCCACCACATCGCACTTTTTTTGAGCTTCTCTCAGTCGATTTTCATCTATGAGAAGTGCCTTCGCAAAGAGTTCCTGGGCCATCACGACGGATTGTACCGTTGCGAGGATCTTCGGTTTTGTGATATGTGCCTGATCGAACATGAGAACCACTTTCTTTGCAAAGTCAGAAAGCTCAGGATCTCTCCAGGCAAAGACGATCTCCTTGAAGATCAAAAACACCTCATATGGGTTTATGGAAGCGATCGTGAGATCGTCATCTGCGTACTTTCTGTTGTTCAGGTGAAATCCTCCGAGTTTTCTCTCCGAAAGCAGAGTGGCCACGATGTACTCTATGTTCGTTCCCTGAGCGTGATGTCCCAGATCGACCAGCACGAGGGCTCGCTCTCCCAGCTTTTCAGCGAGAAGATAACTCGTTCCCCAGTCCGGTATGTCCGTGTGGTAGAAGGCAGGCTCGAAGAACTTGTACTCTATGAAGAGGTACATATCCTCCGGCATGTTGTCGTAAATGTACTTCAGGGACTCTTCGAGCCTTTTCTTTCTGGAACGGAAATCGTCCTGACCCGGATAATCCGTTCCGTCTGCAAGCCACAGGCTGATCACTTTCGAGTCCGTTTTCACCGCTATGTCCACACATTCCATCACGTGCGCGATCGCTTTCTTTCTGATCTTCTCACTGGGATTGGTGAGACTTCCATACTTGTAATCTGGATCCTGGAAGAGATTCGGGTTGATGGCCCCTATCCTCAAACCTTTTTCCTTTGCAAACTCTTTCAGTTCTTCCCAGTTTTCCACCCTGTCCCATGGAATGTGGAGGGCAACGGAAGGACAACACCCTGTGAGTTCATGAACGAGCGCAGCATCCTCTATTCGCTCGAAGACGTTGCAGGCCGCTCCTTCTTCGTGAAAGACGGCAAACCTCGTTCCGGCATCGCTGAACGCCCAGGAAGGAAGTTCGAATTTCAACTCGTCCAGTTCTCTAAAGATCTCTTCCATGTTCATCACTCCTCCCAGTAACCGATTGTTGTCATCAGGGTGTGATGTTCCTTTCCAACATCAAGTCGTGAAAGTTGCATAACAACAGGTGTGGTGCTCTCTGCCATGATACTGTAAGGTTTGCATCGGGGAATTCCGAGTTTGTCCAACCTGAGATGAAGACTTCTTCCTGGAGGGACTTCCACCTCGTGGCTGAGAGGATCTCTGTCTTCAAAGAAGAACCAGATCTTTATCTTCGCGGTCTCCTTGTTTACGTTCATGATGCACAGTGACTCGTGGGAGGCGAGATAGCCCCTCTTGCCGCACGGAATGTAACCATCAGGGAAGAACCATCTTTTTGCACCGTTCATTCTTCATCACCTCGTGGATATGAATTCAAACATAAATTTATCATAAATTAATCACAAAAGTCAACGTTATTTGTGATAAAATCTCTCGAAAGGAAAGGAGGGTGGTGATATGAAGGAGGAAAGATTGAAGGAGATTCTTGATATCGTTGACAAAAACGGTTTTGTCAGCATGAAGGATCTTCAGGAGAAACTCGGTGTTTCGATGATCACCGTGAGAAGAGATGTGGCAGAACTGGTGAAGAGGAATCTGGTGAGAAAAGTACACGGCGGTATAAGAAAGGTGAACTACTTCGAGAAGGAAACAGATTTCATGAGAAGGCTCTCGATAAACAGGGAGGCAAAAGAGAGGATCGCCCAGCTTGCGCTGGACTTTGTGGAGGACAACGACATCATCTTTCTGGACGCAAGCACCACTGCACATATCTTTGCAAGGCATCTGGCTTCGTCTCAAAAGTCTGTTCACGTCATCACGAACAATCTACTCACTGCCATGGAACTTTCGAAAAACCCCGGTATAAGTGTTGTTCTGCTCACGGGAAAAGTGAACCCGGAGAACCTGGCGGTTGAAGGCTCCCTGACGATAGAGTGTGGGAAGAAGTTCTCTGTGAAAAAAGCGTTTGTTTCATGCAGAGGCGTGACCGCAGAAGAGGGAACCTACGAAATAAACACGATGGAGATGGGAATAAAGAGGATCTTCGTTGAGAAAGCGGAAGAGATCTTCGTTCTTGCCGACTTCAGCAAGATAGGAAAAAGATCACTGGCACATCTGATACCCACAGAAAGGATTGACTATCTGATCACAGAAAGAAAGCCCCCTGAGAATCAGTATGAAATATTCAGGGAAAAAGGTGTGAAAATTGTCCA is a genomic window containing:
- the rhaI gene encoding L-rhamnose isomerase, with amino-acid sequence MEEIFRELDELKFELPSWAFSDAGTRFAVFHEEGAACNVFERIEDAALVHELTGCCPSVALHIPWDRVENWEELKEFAKEKGLRIGAINPNLFQDPDYKYGSLTNPSEKIRKKAIAHVMECVDIAVKTDSKVISLWLADGTDYPGQDDFRSRKKRLEESLKYIYDNMPEDMYLFIEYKFFEPAFYHTDIPDWGTSYLLAEKLGERALVLVDLGHHAQGTNIEYIVATLLSERKLGGFHLNNRKYADDDLTIASINPYEVFLIFKEIVFAWRDPELSDFAKKVVLMFDQAHITKPKILATVQSVVMAQELFAKALLIDENRLREAQKKCDVVEAEEALMDAFRTDVRPLLREYRRRKNLPEDPIKVFREGNYMEKRRRERR
- a CDS encoding sensory rhodopsin transducer, whose product is MNGAKRWFFPDGYIPCGKRGYLASHESLCIMNVNKETAKIKIWFFFEDRDPLSHEVEVPPGRSLHLRLDKLGIPRCKPYSIMAESTTPVVMQLSRLDVGKEHHTLMTTIGYWEE
- a CDS encoding DeoR/GlpR family DNA-binding transcription regulator; amino-acid sequence: MKEERLKEILDIVDKNGFVSMKDLQEKLGVSMITVRRDVAELVKRNLVRKVHGGIRKVNYFEKETDFMRRLSINREAKERIAQLALDFVEDNDIIFLDASTTAHIFARHLASSQKSVHVITNNLLTAMELSKNPGISVVLLTGKVNPENLAVEGSLTIECGKKFSVKKAFVSCRGVTAEEGTYEINTMEMGIKRIFVEKAEEIFVLADFSKIGKRSLAHLIPTERIDYLITERKPPENQYEIFREKGVKIVH